A section of the Pedobacter sp. HDW13 genome encodes:
- a CDS encoding terminase small subunit, which translates to MRELTEKQKRFCEEYLIDLNATQAAIRAGYSIKTANEQGARLLANVSIQSYMSGRQKELQASTNITQQRVLEEYAKIAFVDIREVFETDGGIHNVKQLDDFTAGAISSIESIEEKFQGVTIGTVRKVKFHDKIRALDALGKHLGLFLADNKQKEAVNHVTVNLGGGVNPDEATT; encoded by the coding sequence GTGAGAGAGTTAACAGAAAAACAAAAACGGTTTTGTGAGGAGTATTTGATTGATTTAAATGCCACTCAGGCTGCAATAAGGGCTGGATATTCTATTAAGACTGCCAATGAGCAGGGGGCGCGCTTGTTAGCAAATGTTAGCATTCAATCCTATATGTCTGGGAGACAAAAGGAGTTGCAAGCCTCCACCAATATAACTCAGCAACGGGTTTTGGAAGAGTACGCAAAGATCGCATTTGTTGACATTAGAGAAGTCTTTGAGACTGATGGTGGCATTCATAACGTTAAGCAGCTAGATGACTTCACTGCTGGCGCTATTTCAAGTATAGAGAGTATTGAGGAGAAGTTTCAAGGTGTAACTATTGGGACAGTCAGAAAGGTCAAGTTTCACGATAAAATTAGAGCCTTAGATGCGTTGGGTAAGCATCTCGGATTATTCTTAGCTGATAATAAGCAGAAAGAGGCAGTTAATCATGTGACGGTGAATTTGGGAGGAGGAGTTAATCCGGATGAGGCTACTACCTAA
- a CDS encoding phage terminase large subunit, with the protein MRLLPKQENAVYFLKDNVTEEILYGGAAGGGKSAFGCMWLIEMCQKYPGSRWLMGRSKLKTLKETTLNSFFDIASKLGVTNQYTYNDNKSTIYFHNGSQIILKDLFLYPSDPNFDSLGSLEITGAFIDECNQLVLKAWMVVKSRIRYKLSEFCLMPKMLGSCNPAKNYVYSEFYKPFKDGSLPKHRRFIQALPTDNPFLHPSYLQSLLRLDANSVQRLYYGNWEYDNDPSALILFNKIIDLFTNTFVKLGQKFISADIARMGADKGIVLVWEGLKVIDYLIIPKSKITEAASEIERLRKLHSVPLSNVIADEDGVGGGAVDILGCKGFVNNSKALFGENYFNLKAQCYYKLAEMINENLLDLSIFAAIAEVKDAIIQELEQVKRKDMDKDGKMQIVPKDEIKDLIGRSPDWSDAIMMRIWFEIDQFVFYVN; encoded by the coding sequence ATGAGGCTACTACCTAAGCAGGAAAATGCAGTTTACTTTCTCAAGGATAACGTAACCGAAGAGATCTTGTATGGCGGTGCTGCTGGAGGCGGTAAATCTGCCTTTGGCTGTATGTGGCTAATTGAGATGTGCCAGAAATACCCTGGCTCACGCTGGCTGATGGGCAGGTCTAAGCTTAAAACATTAAAGGAAACTACCCTTAACTCTTTCTTTGATATAGCTTCTAAGCTTGGTGTAACAAACCAATACACCTACAACGATAATAAGTCTACGATATACTTTCATAATGGCTCGCAGATCATCTTAAAGGATTTGTTTTTATATCCGAGTGATCCAAATTTTGACAGTTTAGGATCTCTTGAGATAACCGGAGCGTTTATTGATGAGTGTAACCAGCTTGTTTTAAAGGCTTGGATGGTTGTTAAATCCCGTATTAGATACAAGCTATCTGAGTTCTGTTTAATGCCTAAGATGCTGGGGAGCTGTAATCCAGCAAAGAACTACGTTTATTCAGAGTTCTATAAGCCATTCAAAGACGGCTCTCTACCAAAGCATAGGAGATTTATACAGGCGCTACCAACGGATAATCCCTTTTTACATCCTAGCTATTTGCAGTCACTGTTAAGGCTGGATGCTAATAGCGTTCAAAGGCTTTATTATGGTAATTGGGAGTATGATAATGATCCGTCAGCATTGATCTTATTTAATAAGATTATAGACTTATTCACTAATACGTTTGTAAAGCTCGGTCAAAAGTTTATCAGTGCTGATATAGCACGTATGGGGGCTGATAAGGGTATTGTGTTAGTATGGGAGGGATTAAAGGTGATTGATTATCTGATAATCCCAAAGTCAAAGATAACCGAGGCCGCAAGTGAAATCGAAAGGTTAAGAAAACTGCATTCAGTGCCGTTAAGTAATGTTATTGCTGATGAGGATGGAGTTGGTGGTGGAGCTGTTGATATACTTGGCTGTAAGGGATTTGTGAACAATTCAAAGGCTTTATTTGGTGAGAATTACTTTAACCTTAAAGCTCAGTGCTACTATAAGCTGGCTGAGATGATTAATGAAAATCTATTAGATCTATCAATCTTTGCGGCTATTGCTGAAGTAAAAGACGCGATTATTCAAGAGCTGGAGCAGGTTAAGCGTAAGGATATGGATAAGGATGGAAAAATGCAGATTGTTCCAAAGGACGAGATAAAGGATTTAATTGGCCGGAGTCCGGATTGGTCTGATGCTATTATGATGAGGATCTGGTTTGAAATAGATCAATTTGTTTTTTACGTGAATTAA